The Coregonus clupeaformis isolate EN_2021a chromosome 39, ASM2061545v1, whole genome shotgun sequence genome contains the following window.
TGGgcgtggagggggagaggggctgtGGTGGAGAGTTaaagggggaggtgggggagagaggctgAGGTGGGGAGGTAAggggggaggtggtggtggaggtaaaGGGTGAGACCAGGGGGGAGCTGGGGGAAGTGAGGACATCGTCGGTGTCGCAGGAGACAGTTCTGAGACCACGGCTAGCTCTCCTCAGAAACTCCGCCTGGAGCTGGGGACTGGACAgacggaggggtggaggagtggaggaaagagggggaggaagggaggctaCAGAGGTGGAGACGGGGGGAGAAGGCTGGAGGGGAAGGATTTGGGGTCTAGCAAAGTCGTTGTCGGGGGAGGCAGCTTTGGGAGCTCTCCTCAGAAACTCAGCCTGGAGCTGGGGACTGGAGAGagaaagtggaggaggaggaggggaggagacggggggaggaggggaagagggctGGAGGGGAAGGGTTTGGGGTCGAACTGAGTCCTGGGGCGAAGGTGACGTCGACAATGTCATCGGAATGATGAGGACTTCTCCGACTGGATACTGAAGAacaagaagagagcgagagagatagaggagagaaggaaatagaggtagagagagaggcggtTTGGGGTAAGAGCAGACGTTCTGCAATGGATGCTGTTTAATTGTGCATCACAATCAAATATTCCGATATcttacctccctcctctccatggCAGCAGCAGTATCAGTGGGAATCTAGCCTATTACCctgcacacagaaacacacacacacaaaacatattCACACAATCTGTGCAGTGCACACACCTCTTACCCAATACGAGCCTTGCGCTCCTCAGAGAACACAGCTTGGCCAATCACAGCGTTGCCTATTGCCACCGTTGAAGGAGATTTTCAGCgtcaaataaaaaaaaaaatcgaaAATAAACACGCAAATTATGCTTCTCTTCTCAGAGCTCGGTGAAAACTGCGTTATTTGGCTATACCCGGCGGAAATGAAAGACAGCGGTAGCCTATAGTTTATTGTGCGTATTGATCAACGAGCCATTGATCCTAGGATCAGAAGGATTAATCTGCCCGCGGTCTCTGCCATCCCCCCAGTGGTTTAGGGTTTGGGtatggtaatctgatcctagatctgtgttaAAAAGGACGACCCATAGGCTACACCCATTCATTACATCCTACTCACCTGGTGCGCTTCAGCGATCGGCTCGCGCTTTACAGCTCGAGGCGTCCCCGATCCGCTGCTAGATTCGCTTGCCAGCTGCCTGTTACTAAATTTCCGTACACACTCCCTCACCGGGCAAAGTCTGCTGTGCGAACAGGTAACCGATTATTATACCGAGCCTAGCCCAGTCATCCACACAACGCACGATGCACGCGCAGCTTTCACTCGTTGACACTCCCAAGTGCTGTCAATAGGCTACAacaaacacaccaaaacacacactcCGACGTCCTGTCTGTGCCAAATTCAGCGCTACCCTTCacgctctctttctcctccatccGCGCACATTAATAATTGACGTCCTTTACAGCTCGAGGTTCAGGGGTTGTTGCCCTTGGTTACCActtgacccccccacccccacctatAATTGTATAGCCTATCCAGTACATGCAAAACATTAACATATATTCAACCACTGCTAGACTTTAGTCAGTTATGCAgaaggttatgtgtgtgtgtttgtgcaatgGTTTCAGAAAATACAGTTCTTTTATTCATCCTCCTGGAAGTGAATAAGCGTAAAACCTGTTGTTCCCTCTAGGAACACTCCTCCCAAAAACAAACATCTGTATACAAACCTGGACTAGGGTACACCCACCAGTCACAAACATGCTCCGCGCAGACACACAgccgcccgcacacacacacacaaacgacaAAATACAGGAGGCTAAGCTAAAGCATAAAGGACAGCAGACAGAGTCATATCTAAACATGTTTAATGAATCATCacagcaggacagacagacagacagagacatatgCATGGGCCCAAGATACCCCCTTACTACACACCATCCGACACAAACCCATCCCTCTCCttcctgtcccccccccccttcaggtcttactccacaacactaacttCACAGTGCTATGCCACTGTGTGCATGCTGTAACGTTCTAGCAGTGTTCCCCATCGTTCTCtggtagccttctctccatagCATCTCTGGGGAGACATTGTAGCAATGTTCGGGTACACTAGTAATTCTCCGTGGTGCCGTTCCTGTATTGTTGTAACATTCTAGATAGCTACAGGTGGATGAGTTTACCATCCAAATTCTGTGAGCATGACCAAATATGATCAGATTAGCAGCTACAGAGTCATCTTCAGACacctgatagagagagaaagatgtgAGGCTGATACACAatactgtgtgtgtagatgtgtgtgttgttttcaATGTGTGTCTGCACATGATGCATGCATGTTACctggtctctctgtgtgtggacaACGTGTGTAACAGtgcgtgtgtgtatacagtgtgtggaACAGTATGTGTGTAGTGTGAGTTACCTGGTCTCTCTGTGGGTTGTGAGGCAGCGTGTGGAACAGTAGCGCCCCCCACAGGAGCAGCAGGTGTAGGGCGAGGGAAATCCACAGACTGAGCAGAACAGACGAGGGGGGAGCGAGGAAGGAGGGGCTGCAGCCGACAGGTAGTTAGGCTCCTCCCTCTCAGACACGTTCTGCCAATCACAACACAGCAGggccaggttagggttagactcaGCAAAGATGGGGAGAATCTCATTTGGTTTTGCTCAATCCTGCGTCGTCtctcgcctccttttgaaaaacgtcctaaggtaatcgaggagaggcGGCGAGGAGAGGGAATGTGGATGAAAATGCGCTTGTAATGAGACTCCTTCTCCACTAGCGAGTCAGACAAATTATGTTTACAGGGGTGGAATACCCAAAtaaaatgtgtaaagtgataaAACAAATTTAGCTAGTTGTAtaagacattttatagataaaaggataagtggcatttctttctttttttaacagctgattcaaatgggGTGTAGCGGGTACACTTCTGCGCTTGCCACCGCAAGGATACCTTTGAGGTGTCCTAGTTCTATTATCTACCTCCTCTTCTAGTAGAGTCTGGAAGTTTTTGCGGAATCTCTGTTTGAAGTGATCGCCTCTAGTTTTCCTCTTCTTCTTACCTAGAGACAGGAAGAATGacggaaggaggaggaagagagaggcaggagaaaatgagcgagagagaaaaaaaatggagagaagggggaagTATACATGGGAAAATGTATGTAAAGCTCTCAACCAACTCCTCACAGTAGCCCTGGGCAGGTCTAAAAGGTGTtcctcacacacagtcacattcaAACACACCAGGTTCGTCGCCTTCGCTAAAGGCAGGTAGGCGGGCGGTAGGACCGGTGGGAGGCAGTGAGGAGAGAGGGTCATCCTGGAAGTTGTCCTTCTCTAAAGCATCCAGCTGGCGATTTAACCTCCGCTGGCGTGTTGCATCATCTAACACACGCCTCTGTCCTGCCTCTGCAACACgggctgggggaggggagggggtacATTTTCTATAAAACATCCAATATCTGTAGTTTTATGGATTAAGTCATTTTTGTCAACACTGGTGTCATGTTTTAAAGGCAATAGTAACAGTAGCCTAAACCCTCCTGGACCgttactgggtgtgcaggcttttgttttaGCCCTGCTCAAATACACCTTGCTGTTGGAAAAGTACTGAAAGTGACTTTCTGTTGTCATGTACTTCCTCTCACTTATTTCGTCTGCTTTAGGCTGTCAATCAGAGATGCTCTATAATGTTTCAGTATAGCATGTCAAACATACTAACTACCGACACATCACCGCCggttagccacttagctagctagccagttagcaaGCTCAAGTGACAAACGAAATTCTACGGTTGTTTAGTCTTACTACTTGTCATGTCTTTGTGACTTGTACTTAAGTTATGTACTGGATATAGTTAGGCTATTATAACCAGAAGCAACTATTTATAAGAAAAGAGGGTTAAACTCACCCGAAGACTTCTTCTCAAAAACCATTTGTTCCTTCCTTAGCAGCAAGCGTGTTTGGATGATCTACGGCGGCCTACAGCAAACAAGTTGTTGTTCTTCTTCTTTGAGATTGGGTTGGCGGATCGTATACACCGCCACCTattgtactggagtgtgaggccagcCATTGCCTACCTACATTAAATGATCTTCATTAGTCCTGTTCCTCTAAGAAAGTGAAATAGAGCATTGACACCACTTCcctccccccactacaccacccaaacctCAACCCCGTCCAGCCTTTTTAACCCTTTCACACACTCTCCCTATCTATGTCATACAGTTCACAAAATATCAATACATGCTCTACCGTTTCCTCCACAAAACACAGCCTATTTCATCCACAATGTGACACTCAAATAATAATCTATTCCACACAACGGCCTCTCACTAAAATGCTTGTCATCCAGATCGATTTACAATGGTGAACGCATAGATTTCATTTTcccccccgtaggaatcgaaccaacaaccttagcactgcaagcaccatgctctaccaactgagctacacgggagatTACATTCATACGCCCCACCTTTTCCTTTACTGACCGGTGCACGCGATAAAATTACTACTAGCATCGAAGAGTTTTacaactaacccaagatagaccactgCCTGTCGTTAACATTGGGAACAAATTAGTCAttgtgggcagaacaagcaaggagatgggcagagccaagcacaagctagagagatcctattggcgcgttctataAAATATTTGCATATATACTCTGtaaagtgcgcgtgtgcaataacgcAATTCTtgtttgcactccttctaaacaacgcgattttttaaaactttggcaaagggtaagtctacaaaacttagtccactctgttcataacagattttagttttggggACCGAAATCTGTATTGATATCAAATGCTTAATCGATGAGAAGATGTGTAGAATGTCgtccaaaatccatctcgttccatcttctcccactacCGGCCACTGGGCTTCTATAGTCCATATTttgtagtgagtggaaacgccaagttGATggttcacatttatacatccggtgaaatatctgtctcattgttttaTGTGCTAGCATCCCACGCACTCCCTTTTGCCcaaagttattttattttatattataattaattatatgccatttagcagatgcttttatccaaagcgacttacagtcattttaTGTAGCGCATTTCTCTTTGTGGGACATGAGCATGAAATTACAATCATATTTATAGGGGTGATAAATAGATAAGGGGGGGGGCGAGATCagatgggaccattctagccaatgagagggcagatacgtaCAGGCAAAACTCCGATATAaagtttattttattgtattttttgttgACGAAATGTCAAGTGCGTCCAATTATATCAGTGCATTTGTAACAACCTAAACATTACGAAACTTTTATTCCAttaaataagcctcacgtagcaaattagcaatacAAAACtatgttgaccaaattcgacactctctcattgacctccattaAAAACATCCTCACTTCGTGGTCTTAtttcgtggacagattttgaGCGGTGTAAActctctcgcttcgcctcttcctctctggctaCATCCACTATATCCTGCCAGGGGCGGAAGTCAGAATTTCTGTTCCAAACATTAATCATTCCAACACGGAGTGCGTAGTATCAGCATCTTTTCCGTCGCACGCCCATCATTCGCGGTGACCATTCCCTTGTCTTCGTCTACAGTTTCATTTACGAATCTTTTGACATGCTTGCTCAAGTTAAATATTGCATCACAGATACGCAATTTTGAAGCAACCGGGTGGGCAATAATTTTGCATCAGGATTGTGCGCTGCGCGTGTTTGTTTTTGTTGAGCGCAAATCATCAATCACCTGGCTGTGTTTAATCATCTACAACAATTATTTCCTGCCATCGTGGTAGGTCGGCTGTGTAGCCGTCTCTCCAACATAGCAAAGGATTAAGTTACTGCTGGTGGCGGATTATTGTATTGGCTTCCTCTTGTCACGGTCTAGTTTTGGCCTTTTTATCTTTTCCAATTAAGAGGTTGTCTGAAATCGAGGTACAGTAATGGAAAAAATATGTCCTTCTCTTTGTAAAACATCTTGCTATTGTATTTACCTTGCCTAATCTCTTAACCACACATTGTCGAC
Protein-coding sequences here:
- the LOC121554504 gene encoding zinc finger HIT domain-containing protein 1, translated to MVFEKKSSARVAEAGQRRVLDDATRQRRLNRQLDALEKDNFQDDPLSSLPPTGPTARLPAFSEGDEPGKKKRKTRGDHFKQRFRKNFQTLLEEENVSEREEPNYLSAAAPPSSLPPRLFCSVCGFPSPYTCCSCGGRYCSTRCLTTHRETRCLKMTL